Proteins encoded in a region of the Bradyrhizobium sp. CB3481 genome:
- a CDS encoding SDR family NAD(P)-dependent oxidoreductase translates to MKRVGNMTWTPATKKYLGAKVLVTGADGFIGSHLAEALVSEGAEVTALAQYNSFDSHGWLDDLPEAVRWQIRVVRGDVRDAAFVDRLVRGHEIVFHLAALIAIPHSYAAPQSYVETNVLGTLHMLEAAREHGIERIVHTSTSEVYGTALKMPIDESHPLQGQSPYSASKIGADMMAEAYARSFGVPVVILRPFNTFGPRQSERAIIASIIRQALDPSCPAIMVGDATTVRDLTFVTDTAAAFMAAGLADGIEFGQAYNAGSGRAIVIADLIDLIVDLSSSGKPVLQDEKRLRPANSEVRALLADCSSFTKITGWSPQVPMRRGLERTVDWWRGRLSASKVRRQRDFIT, encoded by the coding sequence ATGAAGCGAGTCGGCAACATGACATGGACACCTGCTACAAAGAAGTATCTTGGTGCAAAGGTTCTTGTGACCGGAGCCGATGGATTCATCGGCTCTCATCTGGCTGAAGCGCTGGTTTCGGAGGGAGCCGAAGTTACCGCTCTTGCGCAATATAATTCATTCGATAGCCATGGTTGGCTCGACGATCTGCCGGAGGCGGTGCGGTGGCAAATCCGTGTCGTGCGCGGGGATGTTCGCGATGCTGCTTTTGTTGACCGCCTGGTACGCGGCCACGAGATCGTCTTCCATCTGGCAGCGCTGATCGCTATTCCTCATTCCTATGCCGCGCCGCAGTCCTACGTTGAGACGAATGTGCTAGGTACTTTGCATATGCTTGAGGCGGCGCGCGAACACGGAATTGAGCGCATTGTTCACACTTCGACCAGCGAAGTCTACGGCACTGCGCTGAAGATGCCGATCGATGAATCCCATCCGCTACAGGGACAGTCGCCCTACTCTGCCTCCAAAATAGGCGCGGACATGATGGCAGAGGCCTATGCGAGGTCCTTCGGAGTCCCGGTCGTGATCCTCCGGCCATTTAACACCTTTGGACCGAGACAAAGCGAAAGAGCGATCATCGCCAGTATTATACGTCAGGCGCTTGATCCCTCCTGTCCTGCTATAATGGTTGGAGATGCGACAACGGTGCGCGATCTCACATTTGTTACAGACACCGCTGCTGCATTCATGGCCGCCGGCTTGGCCGATGGCATCGAATTTGGTCAGGCATACAACGCCGGCAGCGGGCGGGCGATCGTGATCGCCGATCTGATCGATCTCATTGTCGATCTTTCGTCGAGCGGAAAGCCGGTGCTGCAGGATGAGAAACGTCTACGGCCGGCAAATTCGGAAGTGCGGGCGCTACTTGCAGATTGTAGCAGCTTCACAAAGATAACAGGGTGGTCACCGCAGGTGCCCATGCGGCGTGGACTGGAACGAACCGTTGACTGGTGGCGGGGCCGCCTCTCGGCTAGCAAGGTCAGGCGACAGCGGGACTTCATCACGTGA
- a CDS encoding sugar transferase, with amino-acid sequence MSTTIDQLSPRSSAGDMSLRRSIDILSAGVAGIVLAPVFLILAAAIWLESGRPILYSQLRLGQNGTVFRIYKFRKFRADCDDRGSPLTMEHDDRLTRIGRVLAAFKLDELPQFWNVLRGDMSIVGPRPESLAFADCFANGFEKILEHKPGLFGPCQVIFRHESKLFPAGSSVQDFYREVVFPAKAKIDLAYYPRRTAASDIGWVVRAGCAIVAQSMARKDR; translated from the coding sequence ATGAGCACCACAATTGACCAGCTTAGCCCGCGATCTTCAGCCGGAGACATGAGTTTGCGGCGCTCGATTGATATCCTAAGTGCCGGTGTCGCCGGAATCGTTTTAGCGCCCGTATTCCTTATTCTCGCGGCAGCAATCTGGCTCGAAAGCGGCCGCCCCATTCTGTATTCGCAGCTTCGCCTCGGACAGAATGGAACGGTATTTCGCATCTATAAGTTCCGAAAGTTCAGAGCCGACTGTGACGACCGCGGCAGTCCACTCACGATGGAACATGACGATCGATTAACAAGGATTGGCCGCGTCCTCGCTGCTTTCAAGTTGGACGAGTTGCCGCAATTCTGGAACGTCCTGCGCGGGGACATGTCCATTGTTGGACCGCGGCCGGAGTCGCTTGCATTTGCCGATTGTTTCGCCAACGGCTTCGAAAAGATACTCGAACACAAGCCCGGCCTGTTTGGACCCTGTCAAGTCATCTTCCGACACGAAAGCAAGCTTTTTCCAGCGGGCAGCAGCGTGCAGGACTTCTATCGAGAAGTCGTCTTTCCAGCCAAAGCGAAAATTGACCTGGCCTACTATCCTCGGCGAACCGCGGCTTCCGATATCGGTTGGGTTGTTCGTGCCGGTTGCGCAATCGTTGCGCAGTCCATGGCTCGAAAGGATCGATGA